The stretch of DNA CTCTGCAGCATTAGTAGTCCTATCATTGCTACCTCTACCTGAATTGCCTATAAAAATCATAGGAACACTAGGTCGCCATTGTTATGTAGGTATGCTTGTTGGAAATAGAGTGATTATTTGGTTGTTATAACCATAAAGAGAAAATGAAAAAGTGAAAAACTCAGAATTAATTATGTTAAGATTTTAATGTAGATGTGTTATCTTTTGGTGGCTCTGTGACTCTTAATGTCTATGCTGCCCAAGTTTTTCTAAATGAGTATATTGATTTTTCTTCCAGATGTGGACCATCTGTTAGTCTTTAATATCTGGTCTCCTACACCCTTTTGACATTTTGATTGCGGAGGTGGGAGATATTTCTTGTTTTGGAGGTGCTTTTGCGTCTAAAGTAGATGACTATTATTCTCTTGATTGAAAAAAAAGATTACTGTTGTTATGATATAGTTAAATTATTATATTGGCAATGTGACTTCGTCTATGATATCTAATCCTCTTTAAAGAGGATAATATATTATCTTTGACTTTTAATCTTCTGGGCTTTTAAGTTTTCATACGAATGTCCTAGAATGAAAGAATAAAACAAGGGGATTTATGTTTCAAAACAGTTACAAGGGTAACTATATGTAACTTTTATTTGATCATAGTCTTTTGTCAGAGCAAGATTACCCAAGTTTCTGCGGAAAGCATTTTCTTTatgtaatttccaatttatcggGATGCAGATGGTGCAGACACCACTTCATGTTGCTGCTGGTTACAATAATGTTGAAATACTCAAGTTTTTGCTTGGTTGGTCTGGGCCAGAAAAGTTGGAGATGGAAGCCAAGAATATGGTATGTGCATCATTCTATTAATTGAGTATTTTTCACTTTACTGCTTGTTGTTTCTGCTTGTGGAGCCGGGGGTcttatcggaaacaacctctctaccttcacaggataggggtaagatttgcgtacactctaccctccccagaccccactgtgtgggattacactgggtttattgttattgttgttgactATTTTTCACATTGTCAGTTGTAACAAATGGACTTATTTTGTGTGTTGTAACAAATGGACTTATTTTGTGTATTGCAGTATGGAGAGACCCCATTGCACATGGCAGCAAAGAATGGTAGTAATGAAGCTGTAAAGATGCTTCTTGCTCATGGTGCTCTCGTTGAAGCGAAAGCAAATGTGTGTATTCGTACTGCTTCGGTTATGATTGAGCTTGAACATggctttttattttctttttctattatTTGATTTCTCACTTTTCTGCGGCTTTCTTGCAGAATGGGATGACTCCATTGCATCTTGCTGTTTGGCACTCTCTACGAGCTGAAGACTGTTCCACGGTCAAGACATTGTTAGAGCATGATGCTAATTGTAGTGCCGAAGACAATGTATTATAgaatatttttcaatgattttGAGTTCTTTTTATGACCGTTACTAATTATAGGTATATGGAATGCAGGAGGGCATGACTCCAATAAATCATCTCTCTCAAGGACCTGGTAATGAAAAATTGCGCGAACTTCTCAATTGGCATCTTGAAGAACAAAGGAAACGTAAAGCTGTTGAAGCATGTGGCCAGACAAAAGCAAAAATGGATGAACTTGAAAATGAATTGTCTAAAATAGTGGGCTTACATGAGCTTAAGCAGCAACTCCGGAAATGGGCAAAGGGGATGCTCTTGGATGAGAGGCGTCAGGCCCTAGGGCTTAAAGTTGGTGCAAGAAGACCACCTCATATGGCTTTTCTTGGAAACCCTGGTACAGGTAATCATGGTTATGTCATTGCATTTACAACATAGAGTTTGAGCTGTACATTCTAAAGCATCAGTCATCAGACGGAGCAACTCGTCTATTCAATACTGCATAATGCTTTGTCTCAATTATCATATCTCAAAGACCAGGTGCATAGTTATTAAGAGACAAAAGTTTAGGTTTACTAAATCGTAAAAGAAAAAATAGATACCATGTTAATTGCGGTTATATTACTAATGGTTTTCATTGTGGTATTGGCTTGAGATTTTGCCCAGACGTATTTATTTTTCTGCTCAAGTATTTGATGAATATCGTCCAGGTTGATATCTTATACATCTGTGATATACTATACAGGGAAAACTATGGTTGCTAGGATTCTTGGGAAGTTACTTCATATGGTAGGGATTCTTCCAACTGAAAAGGTGACGGAAGTGCAGAGAACTGATCTGGTTGGTGAATTTGTTGGTCATACAGGACCAAAGACGAGGAGAAAGGTACACTTCTGTGATTCTAAAGTTTTTGATATTTTGCTCCTATATATTTGGATCATATGTGAACGAGTCCCTGAACTTATCTGCAGATCCAAGAAGCTGAAGGGGGGATTCTTTTTGTTGATGAAGCCTATCGGTTAATACCTATGCAGAAGTCAGATGATAAGGATTATGGTTTGGAAGCGCTAGAGGAGATAATGTCTGTCATGGACAGTGGAAAAATTGTAGTCATTTTTGCAGGCTATAGCGAACCAATGAAGCGTGTAATCTCCTCTAATGAAGGCTTTTGTAGAAGAGTTACGAAGTTCTTTCATTTTGAAAACTTTAGTTCGAAGGACCTAGCTAAAATTCTTCATCTTAAAATGACTAATCAAGCTGAGAGCAGCTTGTTATACGGATTTAAGTTGAATCCTTCATGTAGTGTTGATGCTGTTGCAACACTTATCGGGGAAGAAACCGCTGAAAAGCTGCGCATGGAGATGAATGGAGGTCTAGTGGATCCAATGCTGGTTAATGCAAGAGAAAATTTGGATTTGAGACTCACTTTTGACTGTATAGACTCGGATGAATTACTTACAATCACATTAGAGGATTTAAGAGCTGGTTTGCAATTGCTGTCTCAATGAATGGAACAAGTAGGAGGGCAGCAGAAGTTATGACTTGATTTTTTGGGAAAGAAAGAAGCATAGAGATCTTGACATATTTTGGTGGCTTTTGGTATCGAAAAAGATCTTATTTAGATCTTTTAATCTCAGGCGTCCTTTCTCCATGGATGGCTTCTTCATGATTTTTACTGATTCACATATTGGAAGCCTGTTGTAATTAGTTCCATTGAATTTATTTATGCTCTATATGATCTTTTCACATTCTTTATTGTGTTTACTAAATTCTTTATGTTGTTTGTTTATAGGTAGGCTAGACCGTTGCAAGTTAGGTAAAAACTTGTGCGGAGCTGCGTTAATGGATTCTGTTCGTATTATTTAATGAGAATATATAATTTTCAATTAATGGTAGTTCGTGCAGTTTTCATCACTTGTGTAATGATTCACTtggttattttgagttatagtaTCTCGTTATGCGAATTAAGACATAGAGTAgatttatattatattttatggCTTGCACGTATAGATGGTTTGGGTTTCGAGAGGTTCGGGAATGATTTGAAATACTTGGTTTGCAACTAGAGGTTTTAAGATAAGAAGAGTTAATCCAATCGTTGAGAATTCTTTGTATAgaagttcagttatattatcattacTTTGATCAATAAAACTCATTGGtattggattattgttaattggcttatctagtgggttgggttaggtgccatcacggctagttggattttgggttctgataagttggtatcagagctctaggttcataggttctacgagtcatgagcaagtgtctagtagagtcttgcggatcggtatgatgacgtccatacctatcttcgagaggctacaggacatttaggataaacttccaatctttctttctttatcgtgcggcattgattcagcttgaagcgtatcactttaaattccttccactcacttgtatgcgtatgtgagcgctcggtatcagctgcgcatcaacggcttgtgattccatggatgaggtgcgagatgtgtcgtctttgtgctgatgatgggccggtctagaggacttgaggccggttTTTGAATGTAGCTTGAGCACGGtaatttcagttgtgtgagcatgttcttttggacttatatgtacGGTAGTGTTCCTaagagtggaatttatggctcaaTGAGTGGTTAGATGGCtgtatgatgagtatgatgtgactgcgggatgtgttcatatGGTTTGAAAGTGAcgaaaagagtttgcttgagatgtaaaaagagctattgggtgcttgatttatgtcttgatttgaagtatagtctcgagttatgagtgcgttgagggatctttcatgttgtttaattgtggagagaattagattctcatgacttgttgatgagttcagactcgggGAGATTGAGTGAATGCGTAGTGGTTGTGGTTGTGAAAGGatataaagagatgtcagtttgaggctaagcagatgGGTTATAACTTGCGGGGGTAATATACAGATgtatgatccttatgatgttgtgaagagggtttcttttctaccagtgggttaaaggtattgcgatttgagtttggattggttgagaaggTTGACTTGACCGTCACGGGGATGAATGAGGGCATAATTGAtgatttgaggcattatatgattTGTGTTATATGAGCTTATGgaagatttagttgaatctcactccGGTATTatagcagtaatagagtatgggtattgtgtgTTATCGAGTgatttgatctatggctttgagccaagtgggagagtctgTTATCGACGATTTGGTTACCCGGTTACATGTTGTGTtggtttttgtcacgacccaaaattcactaaaggtcgtgatggcgcctaacatcgccgtcaggcaagccaacaatgaatgtttaacttaattactcattttagtatttttgaaaccataattttcatcaattaaataataagaaatagaatttacagggttaCTGATAATGTTTTCACAACTACAATAAAGGATAAACCATaagcacccccaaaacccggtgtcacaagtgaatgaacatcaactagaaaataaaataaaatacaacatatgtctgagatacaaattagacaggagaaatacaaataactctgatggagactctgcaggctgcggatcgtaacatgaaatgcagctcacggtaagtccccgcaataaccgcacctctgcgcccaaaagatcatcagacatatatgtacctgcacaaaaatgtgcagcaagtgcagcatgagtacgtaaatcaacgcgtacccagtaagtatctagcctaaccctagagaagtagtgacgagaggtcgacatcgatacttactagtggtccaataagacaaatACAGTAGGGagtaaatagatatggggaaGAGTAAATAAACGCATTtaaacaagtgtaaatacgtGATACTGTCCTCCTCTCTACAATagactcaagctctcaattagcaattACCTCCTCAACTGGAGCACATATATATAATgaacctcaccagataggttgtCATAATTCTAATCAGGAAGACTCATAGACACACTGACTTCTTGTCagatattacgcacgatttccatgagagtattttatagaaatggcgaggcgtacggcccgatcccatcataatctgtacattaccgagggtcgaacggcacgaaccatagatacatctattatactgccgaggcgaacgacccgctcccatgagagtgtggtacataatcttgccgagtcgaacgacccgatcccattagaatacgaagctttgacgggtccgtGATCCCACTCACGAGGAATATGTGAGTTATAAGGAACTTTGAGGAAGcctttcgatgagaacgcataacgcgggagaaattcataagaggagtacaattattccgcggctaatcatgaaacttgtcaaatctctacaatagcaagtctaccACTCTACGtctgtctagtctcaagtagtaatgcgAAGTAAAAGAATTTAATAAGCAAGTGATAAcccaaatagtacaattatagcatggcgtgaacctgAGTCTACcgggacaataacatgaatgtagctacgtacgaattctcgtcacctcgtgcgtacgtagcccctgcaacaagtagcacatatcaattacaacaccttgggggtagtttccccctcacagagttagacatgagacttatctcgctccgaagttccatagccgactccaacgccactctaacacctcaaaccaatgcttgtcgatccaaaactatgcaaacaatgtgcaaaccaataaaaatgtgTTCTAAtgcccataattaatcaatttaaacaatttccaactctgctagaaaagtcgataaaattcaCCCtaggacccacgtgcccggattcagaaattttttgaagataaactttactcacatgattacgaactcaaatatataatttattcccaattccatacccaatttcgtggtaaaaatccaaaaataccaattactaagtttttcttcaaaatcccaaatttctaccaattttcatctttaaatccacatataatccaTATATTTCACTAACATAATGTGGGCGTCACTTACCTTgcattagatgatgaaaatacccCCTTGAAGAGCTCAAACAATCGCTCAAGCCGTgtggaaaatgggtgaaatgaacccaaaccccaTTTTAAAACCAGTCTGCCCAGGCCcgctcctcttcgcgttcgcggaaaggccatcgcgtttgcgaaggccaaaaATTTCAAACTCCAAATTACTCAACGCGTTCGCGAACTCGTCGTCACATTTGCGAAGCCTTGTTACCACTACCCTTCGCGTTGGCGGGCCActagccgcgttcgcgaaggcttaatgccTGGTAGCCCCCAGCTCATCCttcatcttcgcgttcgcgacctccagCTCACGTTCGTGTAGGCTTCCCAGCTTCTGTCTCGCGTTCGCATCTCCTTCATCACATTCACGATGGCCAATTCCCAGTAGCCCCAAAAACTCCTCTTCGCGACCGCatgagacccttcgcgttcgcgaaggaggaaaccagacaccagcacaTCAGTGACAAAACAAGGAGAAtcgatccgaaaccaccctgaaactcacccgaggcccctgggaccccgtccaaacatacaaccagtcccaatacatgacacaaacttgctcgaggcctcaaatcgcatcgaacaacgctaaaaatacgaatctcATCCCAACTCAAGCTtagtgaactttagaacttcaaacttctacattcgacgctgaaacctatcaaatcaagttcgattaacctcaaattttgcacacaagtcataattgacattacggacctactcctacttccagaatcaaaatctgactccgatatcaaaaagtctattcccggtcaaacttccaacccccccaacttccaactttcgccaaatgaccccaaaatgacctacggacctccaaatccacattcggacgcgctcctaaga from Nicotiana tomentosiformis chromosome 11, ASM39032v3, whole genome shotgun sequence encodes:
- the LOC104102121 gene encoding uncharacterized protein, with protein sequence MQRSRDQRSRSYRSTTIHGFAQSGDLLAFQKLLSGNPSLLNERNPVMVQTPLHVAAGYNNVEILKFLLGWSGPEKLEMEAKNMYGETPLHMAAKNGSNEAVKMLLAHGALVEAKANNGMTPLHLAVWHSLRAEDCSTVKTLLEHDANCSAEDNEGMTPINHLSQGPGNEKLRELLNWHLEEQRKRKAVEACGQTKAKMDELENELSKIVGLHELKQQLRKWAKGMLLDERRQALGLKVGARRPPHMAFLGNPGTGKTMVARILGKLLHMVGILPTEKVTEVQRTDLVGEFVGHTGPKTRRKIQEAEGGILFVDEAYRLIPMQKSDDKDYGLEALEEIMSVMDSGKIVVIFAGYSEPMKRVISSNEGFCRRVTKFFHFENFSSKDLAKILHLKMTNQAESSLLYGFKLNPSCSVDAVATLIGEETAEKLRMEMNGGLVDPMLVNARENLDLRLTFDCIDSDELLTITLEDLRAGLQLLSQ